Proteins encoded by one window of Chromobacterium violaceum ATCC 12472:
- the pyk gene encoding pyruvate kinase has translation MLRNTKILATLGPSSSAPEKILELARSGVNIFRLNMSHGSHDDHRARLAAIRAAEKTLDRPIGVLVDLQGPKLRIGKFPQPTTVKTGDRYEFVLDETEGNAERATLPHPEAFEALEPGHLILVNDGKLAFEVAEMHPRRIVTRVTVGGELSSNKGFNLPHTVLPLSAITGKDRKDAEFALEEGADWVAMSFVQTAADVKALRDIVGKRVGIVAKIEKPSAVDDLEAIAELADGVMVARGDLGVELPPEDVPVVQRRIVHHCRHLGRPVIVATQMLESMITAPTPTRAEANDVATAVYEGADAVMLSAETAAGQYPLEAVQIMDRIIRRVENAPDYRKVMALDYSAADEPDRTDAIAACVRKVSTLLPVTVAVAFTTSGASCLSLARERPSTPILGISPRLETARRLTLVWGVVAYHGPDAENLEDMVVKTTFCATKLSLAEQGKPMVIIAGVPFGTPGSTNLLRIVYP, from the coding sequence ATGCTTCGCAATACCAAAATACTCGCCACGCTCGGCCCCTCCTCCAGCGCCCCGGAAAAAATCCTGGAACTGGCCCGTTCCGGGGTCAACATCTTCCGGCTCAACATGAGCCACGGCAGCCATGACGACCATCGCGCGCGCCTGGCGGCCATCCGCGCCGCCGAAAAAACGCTGGATCGCCCGATCGGCGTGCTGGTGGACCTGCAGGGCCCCAAGCTGCGCATCGGCAAGTTTCCGCAACCAACCACGGTGAAAACCGGCGACCGCTACGAATTCGTGCTGGATGAAACGGAAGGCAATGCCGAACGCGCCACCCTGCCGCACCCGGAAGCGTTCGAGGCGCTGGAGCCCGGCCACCTGATCCTGGTGAACGACGGCAAGCTCGCCTTCGAAGTGGCGGAAATGCATCCGCGCCGCATCGTCACCCGCGTCACCGTCGGCGGGGAACTGTCCAGCAACAAGGGCTTCAACCTGCCTCACACCGTGCTGCCGCTGTCGGCCATCACCGGCAAGGACCGCAAGGACGCGGAGTTCGCGCTGGAAGAGGGCGCCGACTGGGTGGCGATGTCCTTCGTCCAGACCGCGGCCGACGTCAAGGCGCTGCGCGACATCGTCGGCAAACGCGTCGGCATCGTCGCCAAGATCGAAAAACCGTCGGCGGTGGACGATCTGGAAGCCATCGCCGAGCTGGCCGACGGCGTGATGGTGGCGCGCGGCGACCTGGGCGTGGAGCTGCCGCCGGAAGACGTGCCGGTGGTGCAGCGCCGCATCGTCCACCACTGCCGCCACCTGGGCCGCCCGGTGATCGTGGCCACCCAGATGCTGGAATCGATGATCACCGCGCCGACCCCGACCCGCGCCGAGGCCAACGACGTGGCCACCGCCGTCTACGAAGGCGCGGACGCGGTGATGCTGTCGGCCGAAACCGCCGCCGGCCAGTACCCGCTGGAGGCGGTGCAGATCATGGACCGCATCATCCGCCGCGTGGAGAACGCGCCCGACTACCGCAAGGTGATGGCGCTGGATTACAGCGCCGCCGACGAGCCGGACCGCACCGACGCCATCGCCGCCTGCGTGCGCAAGGTCAGCACCCTGCTGCCGGTCACCGTGGCCGTCGCCTTCACCACCAGCGGCGCCAGCTGTCTGTCGCTGGCGCGCGAGCGCCCGTCCACCCCCATCCTGGGCATCTCGCCCAGGCTGGAAACCGCGCGCCGCCTGACCCTGGTGTGGGGCGTGGTCGCCTACCACGGCCCGGACGCCGAGAACCTGGAAGACATGGTGGTGAAGACCACCTTCTGCGCCACCAAGCTCAGCCTGGCCGAGCAGGGCAAGCCGATGGTGATCATCGCCGGCGTGCCCTTCGGCACCCCCGGCTCCACCAACCTGCTGCGCATCGTCTATCCATAA